The genomic interval gtgtgtgcGCGCCACAGTGCGCGCCGAAGACATGGCCATCATCATCCCCCTGCGCTTATCCCATTCTAGGTGGGGTGGGCACAACATGTATTAGTAATATactatcccgacgacccgattactctagccatagaggcagccaatcagctcgcgacaccaaacacttcaggaccccgataccgaccccgccggcgccgcggcggcgtggtcgacgatttccctcaatcagcgcttatcgccgacccactagggtcgagtaattctttcaattattttccctctcagacgacgccctgagccgaggttcgcgcccaactaggcgccctcaggccttaaacgttgtaccgggtgagagccttcagcgctccccatttgtccggccaagtagttaatgccatctgcggcaaatatacaataagtcacgtcaaaaaaaagcacaacatgtattcctcttctatccatctctgtcagtcgtcatctcagcaCTCACACCTTCCACACACATATCcatctttacacaatccatccacacttcctagggtcgtcccctacccctatccatccacattcatactcataactttcctcgttatatgcctttcatccctcctcatCACATGCCCATACTATGCCAATCTGTTGCTCCTAAACACATACCTAAACACACACATACCAACTTATATTCACAACTTTTATTCTATTAACTCCAACcttgtgaatcatcccccccagtattcgttacgatgtcactaacatcctgtataaaaacacgtaataacgggttcttgccgcgtttaaagcagggatatgagactcccgatattaaacgcggtaagaacccgttattatgtgttttaatacttttaattaaggtaataaccgcgtaaactttaaACAATGTACCCTGTATAAAAGGTATAGTCCAGCTTATTTATTATACTAGTTTAACGTAtgatttacataagtacataaacagcctatatgtatacgtcccactgctgggcacaggcctcccctcaatcaaccggagggggtgtggagcatactccaccacgctgctctaatgcgggttggtggaggtgtttttacggctaatagccgggaccaacggcttaacgtgctctccgaagcacggaatcatcttactttttcggacaatcaggtgattcaagcctgaaaagtccttaccaaacaaaggacagtctcacaaagtgttttcgacaatgtccccatcgggaattgaacccggacctccagatcgtgagcctaacgctctaaccactagacacggaggctgtcaaacgtgtgtttattatgtacttattgcaGGCAAGCGGTACGTGCCGCGTGCCGTGCTGGTGGACCTCGAGCCCGGGACCATGGACGCCATCCGCTCCTGCAGCTACGGCCAGCTGTTCAGGCCTGATAACTACGTCTTCGGACAGAGTGGCGCTGgtaacgtacagtcatgagcaatatcatatacccactttagaaccctgtcgcactaacatatttgacatttaatgagacttactggtcaatttgtcgaaaaagttaatgtgacatggtatcaaagtgtatacatattacagATCACGAGTaaacgtaagtgcgagcgagaggcACAGTTCGTGCGCGCTCCCTTTATTCTTTACCGGTTTACCGGCCAATTAGACTGAAGTaacacccagagggggtgaggtaaatctagctcggcgctcgatacgaattgtcgcggggcggagagttacagtTCTATACGTACCTAGTAGACGAtatcattctttattctatactcTGTCATCAGAAAAAAGGAAACCTGGTTGTGATTTTGCGGCTCACGGAatccaatgaggataaaaactagcaGCTCAGAGGTGGCAGgattattcaaatcaaaatcaaatcaaattctttattcaggcaACTAGGCCCACACATTGcaaatcattaaataaaatgtaataaaaaaacataaaatggtTAGTAACTCGAACTGTCATCAATGTTAAAATTTTCATTGCAAGAAAGGTGGCATGCAGTCTCATCCACCTCTCCAACATCGGCGAATCCCACCGCtcagacaacaacaacaactaatgagtgttcctaaatgttgacagttctccatactgtccagctaaaattcgtgataaattgctataaaatgtggagcaacgtgatcccgtctgaaggatgagttacgaaaaaggtTTGTTtacttactcaaatagtatggggaacagggtcgtgtactaggttcaagataaattatgaaattctgattactaaataaagacacatctaaaactaacgaaaaacattttcttttttctattaaacttatttatgaattttaatcaagaaaaacgtaataataagtccgacattttgtcacgtttttctatgacgtcacagagtgctttttcatacaaattccatagtaatttcgtgttttgacgtttagtaaaaagtaactgatttgactagttggaaactagcctagtAGCGACATAtaggtagtttttatcctcattacttTGTGTTCAATGCAGCGGCGTAGCGTAGTGGGCAGCCCGCCCCGGGCGGCActttttagggggcggcaaaatttcacaatctataatatataaaaaaaagaaacccgTTTTCCGTTTAATGCAAAATAGTTATGACTGTTCTATCCGAAAACTTCTCTAGAATTAATGTATGTTAATGTATATTAAAACAACGAGGTTCGTGTGACAGCGATTTATTAACAATCTTTGTGTTACTTAAATATGATCAGAGGCACAACAATACgttcacaataaataatatttgcagattacagtttcagattaattattaattactaatataaaTTTGGATTCGTTACAGTATTAACGTTCACCAGACAAAAAAATGTTAACCGGAAAGTAGAAAGAGAACAGATGACGGATGTCAATCGAATCACGGAATGAATAgacaaaatgttgccatatAGAATAAGTGTTTATGAGAATAGTTACATCTAATTACCCAgacttaacgtgataattaccgaTTTTctcataattatttcaaaatacaatcTAATAACAgaagcattataaaaataattgttgcttgatatttggtttACATTACGTATTGCTTCTCATTATTTtaaacagaataataatgggtggaagatgtaattgcgcccggttgtaataaaaagggtcatcatttatatccaaaaacaaagatgaatatatacatatattgggcccgatcctgcagacacctcctgattttattttaagttacacctgtcattttcttatccgccgaaaaggaaagggacgggtaatcgacaggcataaaatttatggaatacacgtcaattttaagcagaaatagaataaggaaagaaaaaaagcttctgcaggaattagcaccagtatgcctaaatacattaaattgaaatatctaaataaaagggcggcaaaattgtcttccgccccgggcGGCCGACACCCACGCTACGCCGCTGGTTCAATGTTGGTTTGGCGTCAGGTAACAACTGGGCCAAGGGGCACTACACGGAGGGCGCTGAGCTGGTGGACTCTGTGATGGATGTTGTCCGGAAGGAGGCTGAGCCCTGCGACTGCCTGCAAGGTAAGCATCACACAAAATACTTTTACTTTGACCacaatcacaccccggacacgaATACAATTTGCTGCAAATCCACAATATTTAATCCAAGTCAAAAACTCCGTGATATTCTATTCTCAGGGTTCCAGCTCACACACTCCCTGGGCGGCGGCACGGGCTCCGGGCTGGGCACGCTGCTGCTCAGCAAGCTGCGCGAGGAGTACCCTGACCGGATCGTCAACACGTTCAGTGTCATGCCTTCTCCCAAGGTAACAACTGCCTCAGGCCGACGCCTCAAAGTAACACCTCTCAACCCCTTAATGTACAatttttttcaattagtttacggccaccgaaatttacctttgatgggtttgctcttcgcaccagacttgtccgaaggcattgacgaggcctaaggtgGAGCTCGCCcaaaaggtgcctgttcactctgaccttgaaagcacccgggtatacattcggaaatacagaagacggcagagaattccactccttaaaTACCTGTTTAAATCTTTTAACAATGTTGTTaacggccacccggtatgagttgtggccgcaatctaacccgatgaagtcaGTTTGAGGTCAGGGTGGACCAGCCTTGGTGGATTCCCCCCTCCCCCATTACGGCGCCTGGTCTGGCCAATAATGATGCTGTTGTCCCAGGTGTCAGACACGGTGGTGGAGCCCTACAACGCGACGCTGTCAGTCCATCAGCTGGTGGAGAATACGGACGAAACGTTCTGCATCGACAATGAGGCGCTCTACGACATCTGCTTCCGAACCCTGAGGCTCGCCTCGCCCACGTACGGAGACCTCAACCATCTTGTTTCGGTAAGACCTTTTCAACTTCTCCTATCGAAGGGTTTGGGGTggattcacatacatacataaaatctcatttcccaccgggctaagcagagactatagaattccatttgctccgatcctgacacacttctcttgcttcctctccATTCATCAAtggcttcatacacgcacgccggttcagagtagatcgtactaaacctttcccaaagacatctccaatttggtcaatgtacgtccttctaggtcttcctctgccagccctactatcaactttcgctttatataccgtaGAATggatcaaattcaaataatttatatctAAAACTAGTTTTTGGTGAATGGAAAATTCTTAATGCGAATTTCCATAGCAATTAATAGATCCAGGAAGGCGTCCAATGAATgttttaggtcttcctctgccagccctaccaccaaccttcgtcTTAAACTATACTGCTTTCATAATTTCGCATTGCAGATGAATTAAGAGTCATTGTGGTCTGTGGTACACTggtttctcaaacggggagcgcaggCTCGATACCCGGTATTGGAGTTGCGCAGTTTTCACTGTCagagttgtctcgaccattatagacggcgatacggctcacctatcacgttggtctaacagaaagctcggtgaggtgtgggtacttagttcatcttgcgatggatgtacctctgactaccccaattgtgtaTATGTTActgtcatcatcaatttaagagccacgctcttgtcggtgcagcattctccatgctactttttagggaaaaacagggcagtggtttccctcttgccttccgcccacaTTGCTacatatgttactgtaaaagctggTAAATCTTGAGATTTAAGTGTAAGTCTTGGGATTTACCGACATGACTTGGCAAAGGTaagtatttctgaaaataaGTACAACGATTTTTTCGAGCTTTTACCATTCGAATTCTGTAAGTATATGCTAGGTTTTACCACTGTCAGCTCATCAGCTGGTAGATGTTGgttttaggaataaaacaatGAGTAGTTCTTAATCATTTACTTTAATGAACATAAGACAAAATAGGTACATAGTACTATAAAGGTAGTATACACAGTATTGTTTTTcaacatttctctctctctttatttaaataagcgTGCTTAGCACAGTAaacgcgcgactctttctcgcctcgacattcacccgtcactctcacacagtactgcacagaaagagacagacgatctctgccgcggcgagaaagagtcgcgtgcttacggtgctaggcccgcagtgCGAGCTTTTTGTCACTCACCTGTATGTCAACTTATTTACGAAACAACGTAAttgactctctctctctctttctctctctatgtaagagctgcgctcttgtcggtggagtaatcgccattcctctcttcttcccgccaaatccgacacgacctgcaccttctcttttatttgtttcataaatgttatcctaggtctaccccttcttctcttcccttaaatttttcctttaaatgtttgttatgaatgaatcgtgtcgtatcagttGGCCAATCATATTTACCGTGCCATTAATgtaaatcctaagatttacCAACATAAAAGTTCGAATCGCAAACCTTttggtctgaaaataaattatttgaatttgtaaatgtccatttacaaattcaaataatttattttcagaccataataacgtccatagaaaaaataaataataataaacaataaataagtacaaaaattgttaaaaaataaaaagtacaaatacataaaaattatacctTTAATTCAAAAATTTTGTTCTAATATGATTTTAACCTATTTAATAgacaaaaaatcatttattcgtaataaacattacagtcagaaattaaaattaaaaatcattaataatcATTATTAGGAATTGGTAGATCTTAGGTTTTACTGGAACATCTTAGGATTGACTGCGTTTCGAggttttacagtaacatatataATTCCAGTTGACCATGTCAGGAGTGACGACCTGCCTGCGGTTCCCGGGGCAGCTGAACGCGGACCTGCGCAAGCTGGCTGTGAACATGGTACCCTTCCCAAGGCTGCACTTCTTCATGCCTGGTATGTGTTGGGGATCGACgccttttcatatttattaatcccGACAGGAACAAGACGgattgctatttttatttagtaggcGCTAAGTTGACATTTGaagagctcagtggcgcagcggtaaacgcgctcggtctgcgcttgttaagttaagcaactttcgcaaaggccggtcataggatgggtgaccacaaaaaaaagttcatctcgaactcctccgtgcttcggaaggcacgttaagccggtggtcccggctgtattagcagtcgttaataaccatcaatccgcactgggcccgcgtggtggtttaaggcccgatctccctatccatccatagggaaggcccgtgcccgaccagtggggacgttaatgggctggtgatgaagctggatatatgatccacgcaggatattttatttttgtctgccatacgcaataataaataatgttcgataggtctcccataacaccagcgccgcggcccgtgctaagcacgcgtcacggcattatgctgagggagatccttttttttattttgggcgcctccattgtgtatttaatgtctgtattatttgtctttttgtctttgttttttttttcaattattttttttttctgtactgtaagtttgtaaatgtggcgtccaatatggaaataaatattatctttctttctttctttcttttgcgCAGGATTCGCGCCCCTCACAGCAAGGAACAGTCAAGGGTACCGAGCGCTGACGGTGCCAGAGCTAACACAACAGGTAAGTATGCcagatccgattttaatgcggctttttttgtttgaaaggtatatcagtcgagtgttcttagctatgtttggtggaaatcgattcaggtcttcaaggtcatcaggtcgtttgttaagtgtgataggaatgttacacgctcagtttgcttgtaAGCAAATACGGGatatataagttattttttgcgttttgcttatttttattttttaatgttttttgttttttttttttgcgtttagCATTGTTAACCTTTTGTCAttataattgagtacttttttttgatcgggcgtttttattttttttaatttcatgttttCCCCTGCAGATGTTTAGCCCAGTGAACATGATGGCCGCCTGCGACCCGCGCCACGGCCGGTATCTCACCGTCGCCGCCATCTTCCGGGGCCGCATGTCCATGAAGGAGGTCGACGAGCAGATGCTCACTGTCCAGGACAAGAATTCCAGGTACAACaacaccgataccgaccccgccggcgtggtcgatttccctcattccgcgcttatcgctatctaaatatataaaaggagaaactgactgactgacatatcaacgcacagcctaaacggctaaacgtaggcacttgaaatttggaagggacgtagcttaggtaccgtagaggtgcactaagaaaggaattcccggaaatcccacggaaacgggaaaatccttttgtatgaaaaatctaaaccgcttaagttagacgcttgaaatttggcatgcaggtaccttagttaacttaaagcgtatatacaggatattgcaaaattcccacggaaacgggagttagcgggaaaaaacatttgcatgaaaaaatcgaaaccgcgtaagatagatgttttcaatctagcatgcataccttagtaaatataaagtttagttatggctgtattttgaaaaatgggcggaaaaaaaaattgtatgaaaaaatctaaactgcataagttagatgcttgagatatgcactcccacacacacaaagattttttataacacgccacgcggacgaagtcgctgTCAAAAGCTAGTCGACTATACGGGTGTAACTTTTACCGCCGCCATTTTGCAGTTATTTCGTGGAATGGATCCCTAACAACGTGAAGGTGGCTGTGTGCGACGTGCCCCCGCGCGGgctcaagatggccgccacatTCGTTGGCAACACCACCGCCATTCAGGAGATCTTCAAACGCATCTCCGAGCAGTTCACCGTCATGTTCCGGAGGAAGGTAAGTTGATAAAACAGGACAGAAGATAGGTACACAGCGTAGTGTAAAAGAGACAGGCAATGGTAGGTACTTGTTGTTATTTAAATTCGtattatataaggcaggcaaagatctgaggaccatacagccttgactttagttaAACTTCGAAATTCAGCTTAAATTAATTGAGCCatagacacatacatacaatgtatgtgtacataaactcacgcctatttcccaccggggtaagcagagactatgaatattagaataaagaataatactagttTACGCCCGCAAAGTGCCGCGGATTTTAAttcacagttgtctcgaccattatagacggtgatacagaaagctcggtgagatgtgggtacttagctcatcttgctatggatgtacctctgactaccccaattgggatatagttgtgagtttatgtttattaattatatgCGAATACACCAGCACTGAGGAGTAGCagcaatgaggagctcggtggcgcagcggtaaacgcgctcggtctgcgattgttaaagttaagcaactttcgcaaaggccggtcataggatgggtgaccacaaaaaaaaaaagtttcatctcaagctcctccgtgcttcggaaggcacgttaagccgttggtcccggctgcattagcagtcgttaataactattaatccgcactgggcccgcgtgatggtataaggcccgatctccctatccatccataggaaaggcccgtgccccaacagtggggacgttaatgggctgatgatgatgacaccagCACTAGGGCCATGCGGGACTAACTGCTCGAGCAGTTATAAATGGTAGCTCCAAGCTGTTGACTGACTGCAAGAGCGGCCCGTGTATGGCAGCCCTAACAGCTACAATCACTCATTGATTTCTCTGTTCATATAAAACTAACGTGGCTCCTCTCTTCACATGAGGCGTTCCTGCATTGGTACACCGGCGAGGGCATGGACGAGCTGGAGTTCACTGAAGCAGAGAGTAACATGAACGACCTGGTCTCCGAGTACCAGCAGTACGAGGTAACTACTTCATACTAGTAGATCAGCTAGTTCCCCCTATAGAACACAGATGGCGCTCATAACAAGCCtagaacgcgctaacgaagttttcacagcgcgacgcatatatacagCTTCCAACGTAAAACCGTTGGGGTCGTCGATCTTTAGTGTTCTTCTATCGGGTTGTaaggaccaacctcatcaaccctggtgtcagggttactatccggacaatcaggtgatcagcctgcaacgtcATAAgtatttggcggcgagggtggtttcggggtaccgaacagagcatagtaacccgctagccacaagttggtagtgtgactagggatcgacgatccaacggtgttatgttggaaattgtatatatgcgtcttgctgtgtaaacttcgatatcgcgtttcacgaccgcttgaagactgcattattgaatgtggcgccatctgttgcatgtgggcggaactaggtggccaactagttgggtgcGCGACAAGTCATAACCAAACTAAAGAtcacaagtgatttttgtggtatgtccccaccgggattcgaacccggaatttCCGGATCGTGCCACgaaggttgatgaagttggtcatcctcacaacccacacgatagaagaagacctgaaTCGAATTCATTATCACGTGTTATCATTTCAGGAGGTGGGAGTCGACGATGGAGATTTTGATGAACAAGAAGAAATACCTGGAGATGAATATGTTGAAGAAGAAAACTAAGTTCTAGTTTACTAAGTAGTCAATGGTGTACTGAGTCctgtggggttaaaatggccacatcgaagcaattcatctaagaaagcaatattgctatttgacatttgtttgcattgcgcacttacttttatatgcgcaaatgtcaaattgcaacattgttttcttagatgaattgtggccattttaacccccctgtttggAATGTATCGTGTGAGGTGTAATTCAGATATACTACCAGTAACTTAGCTTGTAATGCCCTCACTCAATGTCCGTTAgaatatacaataaattacctaaattcataactgaaatagacaaaatatatcttcaaaatgtcgttaaaaaaatacttaactgaAAAAGCATTCTATACGCTGCATGAGTTTTTTAACGATTCTTTGAGATACTGATTATTGtacgtatcttttattttttaacataatctttattatatttattcttggttttctgttttaattgtttaaattttaagttgttgtagtgctcctgtttgtactttcctctatttttaagacctctgtaaaaacatcaggaatgcaataaatatcttatcttaatgACTGATAGcaaaacaatataatttcaGAGGccctagccaag from Pectinophora gossypiella chromosome 29, ilPecGoss1.1, whole genome shotgun sequence carries:
- the LOC126379486 gene encoding tubulin beta chain-like isoform X1 gives rise to the protein MREIVHLQAGQCGNQIGSKFWEIISDEHGIDPVGHYHGDSDLQLERIGVYYNEAEDGKRYVPRAVLVDLEPGTMDAIRSCSYGQLFRPDNYVFGQSGAGNNWAKGHYTEGAELVDSVMDVVRKEAEPCDCLQGKHHTKYFYFDHNHTPDTNTICCKSTIFNPSQKLRDILFSGFQLTHSLGGGTGSGLGTLLLSKLREEYPDRIVNTFSVMPSPKVSDTVVEPYNATLSVHQLVENTDETFCIDNEALYDICFRTLRLASPTYGDLNHLVSLTMSGVTTCLRFPGQLNADLRKLAVNMVPFPRLHFFMPGFAPLTARNSQGYRALTVPELTQQMFSPVNMMAACDPRHGRYLTVAAIFRGRMSMKEVDEQMLTVQDKNSSYFVEWIPNNVKVAVCDVPPRGLKMAATFVGNTTAIQEIFKRISEQFTVMFRRKAFLHWYTGEGMDELEFTEAESNMNDLVSEYQQYEEVGVDDGDFDEQEEIPGDEYVEEEN
- the LOC126379486 gene encoding tubulin beta chain-like isoform X2 is translated as MREIVHLQAGQCGNQIGSKFWEIISDEHGIDPVGHYHGDSDLQLERIGVYYNEAEDGKRYVPRAVLVDLEPGTMDAIRSCSYGQLFRPDNYVFGQSGAGNNWAKGHYTEGAELVDSVMDVVRKEAEPCDCLQGFQLTHSLGGGTGSGLGTLLLSKLREEYPDRIVNTFSVMPSPKVSDTVVEPYNATLSVHQLVENTDETFCIDNEALYDICFRTLRLASPTYGDLNHLVSLTMSGVTTCLRFPGQLNADLRKLAVNMVPFPRLHFFMPGFAPLTARNSQGYRALTVPELTQQMFSPVNMMAACDPRHGRYLTVAAIFRGRMSMKEVDEQMLTVQDKNSSYFVEWIPNNVKVAVCDVPPRGLKMAATFVGNTTAIQEIFKRISEQFTVMFRRKAFLHWYTGEGMDELEFTEAESNMNDLVSEYQQYEEVGVDDGDFDEQEEIPGDEYVEEEN